In the Corynebacterium suedekumii genome, one interval contains:
- a CDS encoding ATP-binding protein: MSGIDMETKRKLRDMGATALLEAIDAEDENLVLGMGFEERLRLIVDEAYATFTHGKVDGLIRRAGLRYPAADLRRIDLVEQRGLNRNLLATLATCGFIERHQNVVFQGFTGSGKSYLGCALAKQACQHRYRAHYIRMPDLEEAWATARDKPQGATKFLKKYAAFTVLVIDEWLLDHPDEAIRSMLLELLERRYDSASTVFCTQYAKKDWHQRLGSGVHADAIMDRIVHNTIWVDTGTHNMREHVTMNQ, encoded by the coding sequence ATGAGCGGCATCGACATGGAAACCAAACGCAAACTCCGCGACATGGGCGCGACCGCCCTGCTGGAGGCCATCGACGCCGAAGACGAGAACCTCGTCCTGGGGATGGGATTCGAGGAGCGGCTGCGACTGATCGTCGATGAGGCGTATGCCACCTTCACCCACGGCAAGGTCGACGGGCTGATCCGCCGGGCCGGCCTGCGCTATCCGGCTGCTGATCTGCGTCGGATCGACCTGGTCGAGCAACGAGGACTGAATCGCAACCTGCTGGCTACCTTGGCGACCTGCGGGTTCATCGAACGCCACCAGAATGTCGTGTTCCAGGGCTTCACCGGGTCGGGGAAGTCCTACCTGGGGTGCGCGCTGGCGAAGCAGGCCTGCCAGCACCGGTATCGGGCGCACTACATCCGGATGCCGGATCTGGAGGAAGCCTGGGCCACCGCACGCGACAAACCCCAGGGAGCGACGAAGTTCCTCAAGAAGTACGCCGCGTTCACTGTCCTCGTGATCGACGAGTGGCTGCTGGATCATCCGGATGAGGCCATACGCAGCATGCTGCTGGAACTGCTCGAGCGTCGCTACGACTCCGCATCGACGGTGTTCTGCACCCAATACGCCAAGAAGGACTGGCATCAAAGGCTCGGATCCGGGGTGCACGCCGATGCGATCATGGACCGGATCGTGCACAACACCATCTGGGTCGACACCGGCACCCACAACATGCGGGAGCACGTCACGATGAACCAGTAG
- a CDS encoding ATP-binding protein, translating into MTEPITAVDIITAGKATSLTAAVLAEWAEKGTPKQREYLHGLLIAEQQSRHTARSTRLLRAAKLPMIKTLDGYDWSNIGFPAGYGRDQLRCLDFLDTGGDLVFYGDVGTGKTHLACALVAQACQAGIPARFFTTASLVAHLRRAKDADRLDKELASLAKNRLLVIDEFGYLPIDTEGARLLFQVIADAYEKRSLILMNIRFTGVHRSRVRGPAG; encoded by the coding sequence ATGACAGAACCGATCACCGCGGTCGACATCATCACCGCAGGGAAAGCCACCTCGCTGACCGCGGCGGTGCTCGCGGAATGGGCTGAGAAAGGCACCCCGAAGCAACGCGAGTACCTCCACGGGCTGCTCATCGCCGAGCAGCAGTCCCGTCACACAGCGCGCAGTACCCGGCTGTTACGCGCGGCGAAACTGCCCATGATCAAGACCCTCGACGGTTACGACTGGAGCAACATCGGCTTCCCTGCCGGCTACGGCCGGGATCAGCTGCGCTGTCTGGACTTCCTCGACACCGGTGGTGATCTGGTCTTCTACGGTGATGTCGGCACCGGGAAAACACATCTGGCCTGCGCGCTGGTCGCCCAGGCCTGCCAGGCGGGCATCCCCGCGAGGTTTTTCACCACCGCCTCCCTGGTCGCGCATCTACGCCGGGCGAAAGACGCGGACAGGCTTGATAAGGAACTGGCCAGTCTGGCCAAGAATCGGCTGCTGGTCATCGATGAATTCGGCTACCTGCCCATCGATACCGAGGGAGCCAGATTGTTGTTCCAGGTCATCGCCGACGCCTACGAAAAGCGCAGTCTGATCCTGATGAATATTCGCTTCACTGGGGTCCACCGGTCGCGTGTCCGGGGGCCGGCAGGCTGA
- a CDS encoding ATP-binding protein — MAFTTANTHLTTNLAFSKWGAVFGDDHMAAAVIDRIVHHGRLLHFTGESYRVKHALMT; from the coding sequence GTGGCCTTCACAACTGCGAATACTCACCTGACGACGAACCTGGCGTTTTCCAAGTGGGGTGCCGTCTTCGGTGATGATCATATGGCCGCCGCGGTCATCGACCGGATCGTCCACCACGGCAGGCTCCTGCACTTCACGGGCGAGTCCTACCGCGTCAAGCACGCCCTGATGACCTGA
- a CDS encoding DUF262 domain-containing protein, with amino-acid sequence MKLAKSDLQIETIVTRINAGELDLQPDFQRGEIWDKKRRQRLIDTILREWYVPGVHIVKNPEGEEVVLDGQQRLAAIRDFFDDKMTIDGSIEPHDDLIASLDGLNYSELPPAIKKAVNRFALPTLTLYDYGPEEPNELFFRLNQSYNLTPSEKRNALHGKPRDQVKQLVDELTDSGLLHSTRIGFTNGRLAYDDIVARTCVALERGTLRQHINNNVVEQFYRKAAPFSGETVEGVRKSGAELLQQIEQSEERIKFNKGTLQTWLSFCYWAPVTSGELPPRLLAQFEMDRALVKKGMQPINRDKSGAVIEILRLYDDRASYRVTDVSSVLIRDLAVHLYSETVFETPPRQGSDELIMRLNNDLGSAQTLVTEYLNRSQWGEQLVKPKVEP; translated from the coding sequence ATGAAACTTGCTAAATCAGACCTTCAGATTGAAACAATCGTGACTCGTATCAATGCAGGAGAGCTTGATCTCCAACCGGATTTCCAACGGGGGGAGATCTGGGACAAAAAACGGCGGCAGCGCCTCATCGATACGATTCTTAGGGAGTGGTATGTCCCCGGGGTGCATATCGTAAAAAATCCTGAAGGGGAAGAAGTTGTCCTCGATGGGCAGCAACGCCTCGCAGCGATTCGTGATTTTTTCGATGACAAGATGACAATCGATGGCAGCATCGAACCACATGACGACCTGATCGCAAGTCTTGATGGATTGAACTATTCAGAGCTTCCGCCTGCAATCAAGAAAGCTGTGAACAGGTTTGCTTTGCCCACGCTCACGCTTTATGACTATGGCCCGGAGGAGCCAAATGAACTTTTTTTCAGGCTCAATCAATCCTACAACCTGACTCCATCCGAGAAGCGGAATGCTCTCCATGGCAAGCCTCGCGATCAAGTCAAGCAACTAGTTGATGAGTTAACCGATTCTGGACTTCTTCATAGCACGAGAATCGGTTTTACGAACGGGCGATTAGCGTATGACGACATCGTTGCACGAACATGTGTGGCACTCGAGAGAGGCACCCTACGACAGCACATCAACAACAATGTAGTTGAACAATTCTATCGGAAGGCAGCGCCTTTTTCTGGCGAAACTGTAGAAGGTGTCCGAAAGTCTGGAGCAGAGCTACTTCAACAAATCGAACAGAGTGAGGAACGGATTAAGTTCAACAAGGGCACTCTGCAAACATGGCTTTCCTTTTGTTACTGGGCTCCTGTTACCTCTGGAGAGCTTCCGCCGCGGTTGCTCGCACAGTTCGAGATGGATCGCGCGCTTGTTAAAAAGGGAATGCAGCCAATTAACAGGGATAAGAGCGGTGCAGTTATTGAGATACTGCGGCTCTACGATGATCGTGCTTCCTATCGAGTAACAGATGTTTCATCAGTCCTTATACGTGACCTGGCAGTTCATCTTTACTCGGAAACTGTATTCGAAACGCCGCCTCGCCAAGGATCTGATGAATTGATTATGCGGCTAAACAACGATTTAGGATCTGCTCAAACACTTGTTACCGAGTACCTAAACCGCAGTCAATGGGGAGAACAGCTCGTCAAACCTAAGGTTGAACCATGA
- a CDS encoding IS6-like element ISCef5 family transposase translates to MGIFSGRHFPREIILWAVRWYCRYGLSYRDLEEMMTERGVPVDHSTIYRWVQKYAPELEKQTRWYRQVPDWQARSWRVDETYIRVGGKWCYLYRAITAGGHTLDFYLSQKRNVAAAKRFLAKTLRSNTITGFPRVINTDKAPSLARAIAELKSEGICPQTVEHRQVKYLNNVIEGDHGRLKRILGPKGAFKNRTSAYRTLKGMEAMHSLRKGQGAMFAYGQPNPDAVIVSRVFEAA, encoded by the coding sequence ATGGGCATCTTCTCCGGTCGTCATTTCCCCCGTGAAATCATCCTGTGGGCGGTCCGGTGGTACTGCCGCTACGGGCTCAGCTACCGCGATCTGGAAGAAATGATGACCGAACGCGGCGTACCGGTCGATCACAGCACCATCTACCGCTGGGTCCAGAAATATGCTCCTGAGCTGGAGAAGCAGACCCGGTGGTACCGACAAGTCCCGGATTGGCAGGCCCGGTCCTGGCGGGTGGACGAGACCTATATCCGGGTCGGGGGAAAGTGGTGCTACCTCTATCGGGCCATCACCGCGGGCGGGCATACCCTGGATTTTTACCTGTCCCAAAAGCGTAACGTCGCCGCAGCGAAGCGTTTCCTGGCCAAGACCCTGAGGTCGAACACGATAACCGGGTTCCCGCGGGTGATCAACACCGATAAAGCACCCTCCCTGGCCAGGGCAATCGCCGAGTTGAAGTCAGAGGGAATCTGCCCGCAGACCGTGGAACACCGGCAGGTGAAATACCTCAATAACGTCATTGAAGGAGATCATGGGCGGCTGAAACGGATCCTCGGACCGAAGGGGGCGTTCAAAAACCGGACCTCGGCGTACCGGACGTTGAAAGGGATGGAAGCGATGCACTCATTACGGAAAGGCCAGGGCGCGATGTTTGCCTACGGGCAACCGAACCCGGATGCGGTGATCGTCAGCCGGGTGTTCGAGGCTGCCTGA
- the istA gene encoding IS21 family transposase, which produces MVRKIRAKLILQLRSEGLSGRTIAASQGMSRKSITAVLEAADTAGVSWDDVAERPEDEVYDLLFPGRGQHHSIFAQPDWENVHRELARVGVTLKLLHGEYTDRCAATGAPAMGYDRFCRTYQRHVLVTGAASRVGHKAAQSVEVDWSGPTMTLFDPVNATPRPVYLFVGCLPFSRYSFVYPSLDMTQESWLRAHVAMFTAFGGSVPRIVPDNLKTGVITHPRDGEIVLNDAYREMAAHYSAAVLPGRVRKAKDKPSVENTVWHVAMRVIAQLRDQQFTSLPELTAAVTDQVAAYNAEPFQKRDGSRASVFTTEEHPLLTGLPQVAYEISRWVYGRRVGRNGHVVWEKNFYSVPVTHIGTGVDLRITDRVLQVYSGQQRVSSHVLLPEGSANQYRTNDADLPAGERYQPWDAPRVREWAGRVGPSATVVVNRIFESVAVDEQGLNAALAVLRLTRRYSAERVEDACRLALAGHVRSPRYVHLHPILATGQDQAARQRPPREEPVEEGGFVRGTDYYAGDVK; this is translated from the coding sequence ATGGTACGAAAGATCAGAGCGAAGCTGATACTCCAGCTACGCTCCGAGGGCCTGTCAGGACGCACGATCGCCGCGTCACAGGGTATGTCCCGAAAAAGCATCACCGCTGTGCTGGAAGCAGCCGACACCGCGGGTGTGAGCTGGGATGATGTCGCCGAGCGTCCCGAGGACGAAGTCTATGACCTGCTGTTCCCGGGCCGGGGACAGCACCACAGCATCTTCGCCCAGCCGGACTGGGAGAACGTCCACCGGGAACTCGCCCGGGTCGGCGTGACCCTGAAGCTGCTGCACGGCGAGTACACCGACAGGTGTGCGGCCACCGGTGCCCCGGCGATGGGTTACGACCGGTTCTGTCGGACCTACCAGCGCCACGTCCTGGTCACCGGGGCGGCATCGAGGGTCGGACACAAGGCCGCCCAGAGCGTCGAAGTCGACTGGTCCGGACCGACGATGACACTGTTTGACCCGGTCAACGCCACCCCGAGGCCGGTGTACCTGTTCGTCGGGTGCCTGCCCTTCAGCCGCTACTCGTTCGTCTACCCCAGCCTGGACATGACGCAGGAGTCCTGGCTGCGGGCCCATGTCGCAATGTTCACCGCCTTCGGCGGATCGGTACCGCGGATCGTGCCCGACAACCTCAAAACCGGAGTGATCACACATCCCCGCGACGGTGAGATCGTCCTCAACGACGCCTACCGTGAGATGGCCGCACACTACTCGGCCGCCGTACTACCGGGCAGGGTGCGCAAAGCGAAGGACAAACCGAGCGTGGAAAATACTGTCTGGCATGTCGCGATGCGGGTCATCGCGCAGCTACGTGACCAGCAGTTCACGTCGCTTCCGGAGCTGACGGCCGCGGTCACCGACCAGGTCGCGGCCTACAACGCCGAGCCTTTCCAGAAGCGGGACGGCTCCCGGGCCAGTGTCTTCACCACCGAGGAACACCCCCTGCTGACCGGGCTTCCGCAGGTCGCCTATGAGATCAGCCGGTGGGTCTACGGCCGGAGGGTCGGGCGCAACGGGCACGTGGTGTGGGAGAAGAATTTCTACTCGGTGCCAGTCACCCATATCGGTACGGGTGTGGATCTGCGGATCACCGACCGGGTGCTGCAGGTCTACTCCGGCCAGCAAAGGGTGAGCAGCCATGTGCTGCTTCCCGAGGGATCAGCCAATCAGTACCGCACCAACGACGCTGATCTACCCGCCGGGGAGCGCTACCAGCCGTGGGACGCCCCGCGCGTGCGGGAGTGGGCAGGCCGGGTGGGTCCGTCCGCGACGGTGGTGGTCAACCGGATCTTCGAATCGGTGGCCGTCGACGAGCAGGGCCTGAATGCCGCCCTGGCGGTGTTGCGGTTGACGCGGCGGTATTCCGCCGAGCGGGTCGAGGACGCCTGCAGGCTGGCGCTGGCCGGGCATGTCCGGTCCCCGCGGTACGTGCACCTGCACCCGATCCTGGCCACCGGACAGGATCAGGCCGCCCGGCAGCGTCCACCCCGGGAGGAACCGGTGGAGGAAGGCGGATTTGTCCGCGGCACCGACTACTACGCAGGAGACGTGAAATGA
- a CDS encoding replication-relaxation family protein: MARIVSVSEQVRMSTPPTVSKARDARERRRRRRGAEAGTRSGDGWRRSPEDERLLTWASRLGAITIRQAHRYVYPRVSYQTARKRIAAMAQAGLLQRMDSAPWAGTVVWPTTAGRQAVTDPESPLRALEAPADSTLPHRLLVAEEALKLLAAGRTIITEREIRLYETVSGANHTARDQFLAEAGVRRSINGSAGVVPTVERTEHGRLERWLTLPMPGVHTAFRIPDLLEVTVRGELRAIEVETAQKSLSRMREILAGYRDACLGHNMVLRDAGYDLPTAGALRRQFVGVRWVVTDPVMIQLRGHPGGVDPVTGKDDVGLVREVWDKSMNTHLFYKEKDTWALSKKNWPLSAAALDVSHDPGLEYQLHQRVLPVAYRTSMQEWRVWRKVWEDDVTDDAEPVPFVQWLRAPGNLKRCREAIHAL; the protein is encoded by the coding sequence ATGGCACGTATCGTCAGTGTCTCCGAGCAGGTCCGCATGAGCACACCACCCACTGTGTCCAAGGCACGCGACGCCCGTGAGCGACGCCGTCGCCGCCGGGGCGCTGAGGCCGGCACACGCAGTGGTGACGGGTGGCGTCGCTCCCCCGAAGACGAGCGCCTGTTGACGTGGGCGAGTCGTCTCGGTGCGATCACCATCCGACAAGCGCACCGGTATGTCTATCCGCGCGTGAGCTATCAGACCGCCCGGAAAAGGATTGCCGCGATGGCGCAGGCCGGTTTGCTGCAGCGCATGGATTCCGCCCCGTGGGCGGGCACGGTTGTCTGGCCGACCACAGCCGGTCGGCAAGCGGTCACGGATCCTGAGTCACCGCTGCGCGCCCTGGAGGCGCCGGCGGATTCCACCCTGCCGCACCGACTGCTGGTGGCCGAGGAAGCACTCAAACTGTTGGCGGCGGGAAGAACGATCATCACCGAGCGGGAAATCCGCCTCTACGAAACAGTCTCCGGCGCCAATCACACAGCCCGCGATCAGTTCCTCGCTGAGGCCGGTGTGCGCCGCAGCATCAACGGGTCCGCTGGTGTGGTCCCGACGGTGGAGCGCACCGAGCACGGACGTCTCGAACGCTGGCTGACGCTGCCGATGCCGGGTGTGCACACGGCGTTTCGCATCCCCGATCTCCTGGAGGTCACCGTCCGCGGTGAGCTACGTGCGATCGAGGTCGAGACTGCCCAAAAATCCCTTTCCCGCATGCGCGAGATCCTGGCTGGTTACCGCGACGCCTGCCTTGGTCACAACATGGTGTTGCGGGACGCCGGTTACGATTTGCCGACCGCCGGTGCCCTGCGGCGCCAATTCGTGGGTGTGCGGTGGGTGGTCACCGACCCGGTGATGATCCAGCTGCGCGGTCACCCCGGCGGTGTGGACCCCGTCACCGGAAAAGATGATGTCGGCCTGGTGCGCGAGGTATGGGACAAATCAATGAACACACATTTGTTCTACAAGGAGAAAGACACGTGGGCACTCAGCAAAAAGAACTGGCCACTGAGCGCCGCCGCCCTTGATGTCAGCCACGACCCCGGGCTGGAATATCAACTGCATCAACGCGTCCTGCCGGTGGCGTATCGCACCTCTATGCAGGAGTGGCGAGTGTGGCGAAAAGTCTGGGAAGACGACGTCACAGACGACGCCGAGCCCGTTCCGTTTGTCCAGTGGCTGCGCGCCCCCGGCAACCTCAAGCGATGCCGAGAGGCCATCCACGCCTTGTGA
- the istA gene encoding IS21 family transposase translates to MTVVEDIRRLDSQGVSGRDIARRLNVSRDSVAKYTSIEDFSPTPPTMKRPGSKVLDGLEVIIDGWLEDDKKRPRKQRHTSRRVFDRLVAEYDYAGSYSPVQRYIKAWRQAHRQPGDGYIELTWAPGTAQVDFGQAEAIIDGERMNLHILIVTFPYSNMRFIQAYRGETAECVCHGLRTIFEHIGGVPGQLIFDNATGVGRRTGAKVIESKLFAAFKLHYRTTARYCNPYSGHEKGNVENAVGFLRRNLMVPEPVATTLTGLNTNFLTRCQDLALTPHWRKHQPIIELFAEDLAACLDLPGVGFDPVRYESRKADKTGTITVDDNFYLAGPSFGSRALTVAIRHDIIDILDETSRPVVTFPRSYDHQDQTIFTPISLLPALIAKPGAWTNSPVRPLMPDTVRDVLDAADATDRARMLAGINQASTATSFTTAITACEQMIAVGQDPAGPGLGMLARRIAHGTEPAATGVDLSIYDLLPKTTRAHLSNTQEVQVGA, encoded by the coding sequence ATGACCGTTGTAGAAGATATCAGGAGACTCGACTCCCAGGGAGTCTCCGGCCGCGACATCGCCCGCCGACTCAACGTCAGCCGCGACTCGGTGGCCAAATACACCAGCATCGAGGACTTCTCCCCAACCCCGCCAACGATGAAACGTCCCGGATCGAAAGTCCTCGACGGACTCGAGGTCATCATCGACGGCTGGCTCGAGGACGATAAGAAACGCCCCCGCAAGCAACGCCACACCAGCCGACGCGTCTTCGACCGCCTGGTGGCCGAATATGACTACGCCGGCTCGTATTCACCTGTCCAGCGCTACATCAAAGCCTGGCGCCAGGCCCACCGCCAACCTGGTGACGGCTACATCGAACTGACCTGGGCACCCGGCACCGCCCAGGTCGACTTCGGGCAGGCAGAAGCCATCATCGACGGCGAACGTATGAACCTGCACATCCTCATCGTGACGTTCCCCTACTCGAACATGCGCTTCATCCAGGCTTACCGTGGGGAAACCGCGGAATGTGTCTGCCATGGGCTGCGCACCATCTTCGAACACATCGGGGGTGTGCCCGGGCAGCTGATCTTCGACAATGCCACCGGTGTCGGCCGACGCACCGGGGCCAAGGTCATCGAGTCGAAGCTGTTTGCCGCGTTCAAGCTGCACTACCGAACCACGGCGCGCTACTGTAACCCGTACTCCGGTCATGAGAAAGGCAACGTGGAAAACGCCGTCGGGTTCCTGCGCCGCAACCTCATGGTCCCCGAACCTGTGGCCACCACCCTGACCGGACTCAACACCAACTTCCTCACCCGATGTCAGGATCTGGCGCTGACACCGCACTGGCGCAAACACCAACCCATCATCGAGCTGTTCGCCGAGGATCTCGCCGCCTGCCTGGACCTGCCCGGGGTCGGTTTTGATCCGGTGCGCTACGAATCCCGCAAGGCCGACAAGACCGGCACCATCACCGTCGACGACAACTTCTACCTCGCCGGCCCCTCCTTCGGCAGCAGGGCACTGACAGTGGCGATCCGCCATGACATCATCGACATCCTGGATGAGACCTCCCGCCCGGTGGTGACCTTCCCCAGATCCTATGACCACCAGGATCAGACGATCTTCACCCCCATATCCCTGCTGCCGGCGCTGATCGCCAAGCCCGGGGCCTGGACAAACTCACCCGTGCGCCCCCTGATGCCCGACACCGTCCGTGACGTGCTCGACGCCGCCGACGCCACCGACCGTGCCCGCATGCTGGCCGGCATCAACCAGGCCAGCACCGCCACCTCCTTCACCACCGCCATCACCGCCTGTGAACAGATGATCGCGGTGGGACAGGATCCCGCCGGCCCCGGACTGGGGATGCTCGCCCGCCGCATCGCCCACGGCACCGAGCCTGCCGCCACGGGCGTAGATCTGTCGATCTATGACCTGCTGCCGAAAACCACCCGGGCACACCTGTCCAACACTCAGGAAGTCCAGGTGGGGGCATGA
- a CDS encoding ATP-dependent nuclease: MRRAAEQDVWRALHKSQQQQTSKPVAFGKVNFDISVPCTVIGGRNGAGKTRLLKYIEDHLGDNGLLLNLHFLCEQALIVLRSRDDFSEMTQEFEVLGPDKDRQDDVQRIIGREYERIEWYALEVEPSDKTVAERFCWGGEQPLLPYFEVQSHGVRYSSESMGLGEFSVHMLFWILEQYRGVENLTLLLDEPDAYLPPIGASALLVRLLNICLQRGWRLIISTHSSEMIAEALGAEAFMLLRTDVEGGIIAVHSQDDPSSADTLLARPPIRHIIFVEDESAFMLARILIEKLDRRLTKTSAIIWGNGAGYLSALQQHLPRPPSSDLHYVYLFDGDQHEDFKKSTSKQWPALLLPTKDDPDELFRTLRTSVGKLAERLRIPGEELGRFLDSIEGEDPHDWVNDFGHEYGRQQVLRTLSELWVESNEAAVRPFLEELKKALGK, translated from the coding sequence ATGAGACGGGCAGCTGAACAAGATGTGTGGAGAGCTCTCCACAAGAGTCAGCAACAGCAAACAAGTAAGCCTGTCGCTTTTGGCAAAGTCAACTTCGATATATCGGTCCCTTGTACGGTTATCGGAGGGCGAAATGGCGCGGGAAAAACTCGTCTTTTGAAATATATTGAAGATCATCTAGGCGATAACGGTCTGCTGCTCAACCTTCACTTTCTTTGTGAACAGGCGCTCATAGTATTACGGTCGCGCGATGACTTTAGCGAAATGACCCAAGAATTCGAAGTTCTTGGTCCTGATAAAGATCGACAAGATGATGTGCAACGTATCATCGGCCGAGAGTACGAGCGTATTGAATGGTATGCGCTCGAAGTGGAGCCGAGCGATAAGACGGTCGCTGAGCGATTTTGCTGGGGAGGCGAACAACCATTACTCCCGTATTTTGAGGTTCAAAGCCATGGGGTGCGTTATTCCTCAGAGAGTATGGGCTTAGGTGAATTCTCTGTCCATATGCTTTTCTGGATACTTGAACAATATCGCGGAGTCGAAAACCTGACCCTTTTACTCGATGAGCCTGACGCTTATCTCCCCCCAATTGGTGCTTCTGCACTACTCGTCCGTCTCTTGAATATTTGTTTGCAGCGAGGGTGGCGATTAATTATCTCCACTCACTCATCTGAGATGATCGCTGAGGCTCTGGGCGCTGAGGCTTTCATGCTTCTTCGCACTGATGTTGAGGGAGGAATCATAGCAGTTCATTCCCAGGATGATCCCAGTAGCGCCGATACGCTTCTGGCACGCCCGCCGATTCGTCATATTATTTTTGTAGAAGACGAGTCTGCATTCATGCTTGCCCGCATATTGATTGAAAAGTTGGACAGGCGTTTAACTAAGACCAGCGCAATCATTTGGGGGAATGGAGCTGGCTATTTGAGTGCGCTTCAGCAGCATTTGCCACGCCCACCGAGCTCCGATCTTCACTACGTTTATCTTTTTGATGGCGATCAGCATGAAGATTTCAAGAAATCGACTAGTAAACAATGGCCTGCGCTCCTCCTTCCAACTAAAGACGATCCAGATGAACTCTTTCGAACTCTTCGAACTAGTGTTGGGAAACTTGCGGAGCGCTTGCGTATCCCCGGAGAAGAACTCGGTCGCTTCTTGGACAGCATAGAAGGAGAAGATCCGCATGATTGGGTTAATGACTTCGGACATGAGTATGGACGCCAACAGGTGTTGAGGACACTCTCCGAATTATGGGTGGAAAGTAATGAGGCGGCTGTCAGACCTTTCCTTGAAGAGCTTAAAAAAGCCCTTGGCAAATGA
- a CDS encoding Eco57I restriction-modification methylase domain-containing protein, with the protein MPELEALFEADTPALRKARGAFFTPEGISHFISTWAIRNATDRVMEPSAGDAAFMVAAVDRLKVLAGNPAAVPRIEGVEIHEHSATIGHERVVAAGGRPEITISDFFTVSPHPVYDAVIGNPPYIRYQDFSGVSRIRAAEAALKAGVRLSRLASSWAAFVIHSALFLKPGGRLGLVLPAELMSVNYAAPVRQFLFDNFANIQLVLFDEQVFPGVETDVVLLLADGYGQGPTTEATMRLTKNATSLASLSEESVSWTPPTASGKWTGSLAGAEALVALQALSAQEAFSGLQTWGKTTLGIVTGNNKYFALSPQRVKQVGLARSETLLLSPPGSAHLRGLELTTKQLQRLGQEGKSTRLFHPSEHHSEAAAAYIQAGHDTGVDTAYKCRVRKTWYQVPLIAPADLLLTCMNADTPRLTTNEAKAYHLNSVHGVYLADQYQELGRELLPLASLNSITLMHAEIVGRAYGGGVLKLEPREADIWLTPSPPWWTPTQTH; encoded by the coding sequence ATGCCTGAATTGGAAGCCTTGTTCGAAGCCGATACGCCTGCCCTGAGAAAGGCACGCGGCGCCTTCTTCACCCCGGAAGGCATTTCTCACTTCATCTCCACCTGGGCTATTCGCAACGCTACTGACCGAGTCATGGAACCCTCTGCCGGCGATGCCGCGTTCATGGTTGCTGCTGTGGATCGATTAAAAGTCCTCGCGGGTAATCCGGCAGCGGTCCCTCGTATCGAAGGTGTGGAAATCCACGAGCACAGCGCCACGATCGGACATGAGCGGGTCGTGGCCGCAGGGGGCCGCCCGGAGATCACCATCAGTGACTTTTTCACTGTGTCCCCGCACCCCGTCTATGACGCGGTGATTGGTAACCCTCCGTATATTCGCTACCAGGATTTCTCCGGAGTCTCCCGTATCAGGGCAGCTGAAGCTGCTCTGAAGGCGGGAGTACGCCTCTCCCGGCTGGCCTCGAGTTGGGCAGCATTTGTTATCCACTCCGCCCTATTCCTCAAACCCGGAGGACGACTCGGGCTCGTGTTGCCTGCGGAACTGATGAGTGTCAACTACGCAGCCCCCGTTCGCCAGTTCCTGTTCGATAACTTCGCGAATATCCAACTCGTCTTGTTCGACGAACAGGTTTTCCCCGGTGTTGAAACAGACGTCGTGCTTCTGTTAGCTGATGGCTACGGACAGGGACCCACCACCGAGGCCACCATGCGGTTGACGAAAAATGCTACTAGCCTCGCCTCCCTCAGTGAGGAGTCGGTCTCCTGGACCCCTCCCACTGCATCCGGGAAATGGACGGGCAGCCTCGCCGGGGCAGAAGCACTCGTAGCCCTGCAGGCACTATCCGCGCAAGAAGCCTTCTCTGGTCTCCAGACATGGGGTAAGACAACCCTAGGAATTGTCACCGGCAATAACAAGTACTTCGCGCTATCTCCCCAACGAGTCAAACAAGTAGGCCTTGCACGCAGCGAGACCCTCCTGCTGTCCCCACCCGGTAGTGCCCACCTACGCGGGTTGGAGCTGACCACAAAGCAACTGCAACGCCTTGGCCAAGAGGGAAAATCCACGCGTCTGTTCCACCCCAGCGAACACCACTCCGAAGCCGCAGCCGCCTACATCCAAGCCGGCCACGACACCGGAGTTGATACCGCCTACAAATGCCGAGTCCGCAAAACCTGGTACCAAGTACCACTGATAGCTCCGGCAGACCTACTACTGACCTGTATGAACGCCGATACCCCACGCTTGACAACCAACGAAGCCAAGGCCTACCACCTGAACTCAGTCCATGGCGTCTACCTAGCAGACCAGTACCAGGAGCTCGGACGTGAGCTGCTTCCCCTGGCCAGCTTGAACTCCATCACACTCATGCACGCCGAGATTGTCGGACGTGCATATGGCGGCGGTGTCCTGAAACTAGAACCCCGAGAAGCCGATATATGGCTGACGCCTTCCCCGCCCTGGTGGACACCCACGCAGACGCACTGA